The Malus domestica chromosome 13, GDT2T_hap1 genome includes a window with the following:
- the LOC103451977 gene encoding probable nucleoredoxin 1, with translation MSDGEANAADAANAEPHDVVSLLSSAERDYLVRNNGDQIKVESLKGKKLGLYFSASWCSPCQQFTPALVEAYNEISPNGDFEIIFISADEDDESFNGYFSKMPWLAIPFSDSDARDSVDGLFKVRGIPHLVILGEDGKVLSDDGVEILQEYGVDSYPFTQEKIKELKDQEEAARREQSLKKILVSRSRDFVISNNGEKVPISELEGKIVGLYFSLSSYSPCAEYTPKLVDVYEKLKGNGENFEIVLLPLDDDEKSFKKHFEKMPWFSLPNGDKNVEKLARYFELSTLPTLVIIGADGKTLSKNVTDAIDEHGSLAYPFTPEKFAELDEIEKAKEKAQTLESLLISGDRNFVIGKDETEVPVTDLVGKNILLYFSAHWCPPCRAFLPKLVEAYHEIKAKDDAFETIFISSDRDQTSFDDFFAKMPWLALPFGDERKVPLSRRFRVQGIPMLVALGPTGKTVTKEARNLVTLHGANAYPFTEERLKEMEVEYEEMAKGWPEKLKSARHEKHELVLTRRTGFTCDKCDKSGLVWSFYCKECNFNLHPKCALEADKETENDAKQEEEEAKEGGVCDGDVCTKA, from the exons ATGTCAGACGGTGAAGCTAACGCTGCGGATGCGGCCAACGCCGAACCCCACGACGTTGTCTCGCTTCTTTCTTCTGCGGAGAGGGACTATCTTGTCCGTAACAATGGTGATCAG ATTAAGGTTGAGAGCTTGAAGGGGAAAAAGCTTGGGCTGTATTTTTCTGCATCATGGTGCAGTCCATGCCAACAATTCACCCCAGCTTTAGTCGAGGCCTACAATGAGATCTCTCCAAATGGTGATTTTGAGATTATATTTATCTCGgctgatgaagatgatgagtcATTCAATGGGTACTTCTCCAAGATGCCATGGCTTGCAATTCCGTTCTCTGATTCAGACGCACGTGATAGTGTGGATGGATTGTTCAAAGTTCGTGGGATACCCCATCTTGTGATACTTGGCGAAGATGGGAAAGTTTTGAGTGACGATGGAGTTGAGATTCTTCAGGAGTACGGAGTTGATTCCTACCCTTTTACACAGGAAAAGATAAAAGAACTAAAAGATCAAGAGGAAGCTGCCAGAAGGGAACAGTCCCTGAAAAAAATCTTGGTCTCCCGCTCACGCGACTTTGTAATTTCAAATAACGGAGAGAAG GTGCCCATCTCTGAACTAGAAGGGAAGATAGTGGGTCTCTATTTCTCATTGTCTTCATACAGTCCGTGTGCAGAATATACTCCAAAACTTGTGGACGTCTATGAGAAGCTGAAGGGAAATGGAGAGAACTTCGAGATTGTGTTGCTGCCACTTGATGATGATGAAAAATCATTCAAGAAACATTTTGAGAAAATGCCTTGGTTTTCTTTACCCAATGGGGACAAAAatgttgagaaattggctcgGTACTTTGAGCTGTCAACCTTACCCACTTTGGTTATTATTGGGGCAGATGGTAAAACACTTAGTAAGAACGTTACTGATGCCATTGACGAGCATGGGAGTCTGGCATACCCCTTCACGCCAGAGAAGTTTGCAGAGCTCGATGAGATAGAGAAGGCAAAGGAGAAAGCTCAAACCCTGGAGTCACTTTTGATTTCCGGGGATCGAAATTTTGTCATTGGAAAAGATGAAACTGAG GTTCCTGTGACAGATCTAGTGGGGAAGAACATCCTCCTTTATTTCTCAGCTCACTGGTGCCCTCCTTGCCGCGCCTTTCTGCCAAAACTTGTTGAAGCCTACCACGAGATTAAGGCAAAGGACGATGCATTTGAAACCATTTTCATCTCTAGTGACCGGGATCAGACCTCTTTCGATGACTTCTTTGCTAAAATGCCATGGCTTGCTCTTCCCTTTGGCGATGAAAGAAAAGTGCCCTTGAGTCGCAGATTCAGGGTCCAGGGCATCCCCATGCTCGTCGCCCTTGGTCCTACTGGCAAAACTGTCACAAAAGAAGCAAGAAATCTTGTCACGCTTCATGGGGCGAATGCTTATCCTTTCACCGAAGAGCGACTGAAGGAGATGGAAGTGGAATATGAGGAGATGGCAAAAGGGTGGCCTGAGAAGTTGAAGAGTGCACGCCATGAGAAGCACGAGCTTGTCCTCACGCGACGTACAGGATTTACGTGTGATAAGTGCGATAAATCGGGACTGGTGTGGTCATTCTATTGTAAGGAGTGTAATTTCAATCTCCACCCAAAGTGCGCGTTGGAGGCAGATAAAGAGACCGAAAATGATGCCAagcaggaagaagaggaagccaAAGAAGGAGGGGTTTGTGACGGTGATGTTTGTACAAAAGCTTAA
- the LOC103451976 gene encoding probable nucleoredoxin 1 → MANGDEDGVTHDLLSLISSADRNFLLRNNGGQAEISSLTGKIVGLYFSASWCGPCLRFTPNLVEVHQDLAAKGGFEVVFISSDRDEESFTGYFSKMPWLSIPFSDLETRKRLKEFFKVRGIPHLVIIDANGRVCTNDGTKIVMDHGADGYPFTAEKMNLLKEKEATVKENQSLSSLLVSSSRDYLISKDGNKVSVSELEGKIVGLYFSLNTHKPCKEFTQALVKFHEKMKEKGENFEIVLISLDLEEEHFKEGFQVSWLALPFKDKNCEKLARYFELENLPTLVIIGQDGKTLHSNAAELIEEYGAEAYPFTPEKIAVLAELKLKEQTIQSLLVAGGRDFVIENNGSKVPVSELAGKHILLYFSAHWCPPCRAFMPKLIKAYNQIKAKGNAIEIIFLSSDRDQPSFKELFATMPWLAIPLGDPRQALLQHKFKIQGIPALVAISPNGQTLSTQARQLIQAHGSDAYPFTEEHLKQLEEKLEEEAKGWPEKVKSILHAEHDLTRVLHHDYVCWCREPGSGWSFYCKDCNFDLHPKCALNKSNNGGTEDDPPKATEDYICDGDVCRKV, encoded by the exons ATGGCTAACGGCGACGAAGACGGCGTCACTCACGACCTCCTTTCTCTCATCTCCTCCGCCGACAGAAACTTCCTCCTCCGCAACAACGGCGGCCAG GCTGAGATCAGTAGTTTGACCGGAAAGATTGTGGGGTTGTATTTCTCCGCCTCGTGGTGCGGCCCGTGCCTCCGGTTCACCCCAAACTTGGTGGAGGTCCACCAGGACTTGGCGGCCAAAGGCGGCTTTGAAGTTGTGTTCATCTCTTCTGATAGAGATGAGGAATCGTTCACCGGATACTTCTCGAAAATGCCGTGGCTTTCGATTCCCTTTTCGGATTTGGAGACCCGAAAACGCCTCAAGGAGTTCTTCAAAGTCAGGGGGATTCCCCATCTTGTCATTATTGATGCCAATGGGAGAGTTTGTACTAATGATGGGACAAAAATTGTAATGGACCACGGGGCGGATGGTTATCCGTTCACCGCGGAGAAGATGAATTTATTAAAAGAGAAGGAAGCCACGGTGAAGGAGAATCAGTCCTTGAGTTCTCTCTTGGTTTCTAGTTCCCGGGATTATTTGATTTCGAAGGATGGCAATAAG GTTTCTGTATCCGAGCTTGAAGGAAAGATTGTTGGGTTGTATTTCTCGCTTAATACTCACAAGCCATGCAAAGAATTTACTCAGGCACTTGTGAAGTTCCATGAGAAAATgaaggagaaaggagagaacTTTGAGATTGTGTTGATATCTCTGGACCTTGAAGAGGAACACTTCAAAGAAGGGTTTCAAGTGTCATGGTTGGCATTGCCGTTTAAGGACAAGAACTGTGAAAAACTTGCTCGCTACTTTGAGCTTGAGAATTTACCTACACTAGTTATAATTGGGCAAGATGGAAAGACATTACACTCCAATGCGGCTGAACTCATTGAAGAGTATGGCGCTGAAGCCTACCCCTTTACACCAGAGAAGATTGCCGTGCTTGCTGAGTTGAAACTCAAAGAACAGACTATACAGTCACTTTTAGTTGCTGGGGGCAGAGACTTTGTGATTGAAAATAACGGTTCCAAG GTACCAGTGTCTGAGCTTGCTGGGAAGCACATTCTGCTCTATTTCTCAGCTCATTGGTGCCCTCCATGTCGTGCATTCATGCCTAAGCTTATAAAAGCGTACAATCAGATCAAGGCAAAGGGCAATGCCATTGAAATAATCTTCCTCTCAAGCGATCGCGATCAACCCTCCTTCAAAGAACTCTTTGCAACCATGCCTTGGTTAGCCATCCCATTAGGCGATCCAAGGCAGGCCCTCCTGCAGCACAAATTCAAAATCCAAGGCATTCCTGCATTGGTAGCCATCAGCCCCAACGGCCAGACACTCAGCACGCAGGCCCGGCAACTCATACAGGCGCATGGATCCGACGCTTATCCGTTCACAGAAGAGCATTTGAAGCAATTGGAGGAAAAGTTGGAGGAAGAAGCAAAGGGGTGGCCTGAGAAAGTAAAGAGTATACTCCATGCTGAACACGACCTCACGCGTGTGCTCCACCACGACTATGTTTGCTGGTGCAGGGAGCCGGGAAGTGGCTGGTCTTTTTACTGCAAAGACTGCAACTTCGATCTCCACCCAAAATGTGCATTGAACAAGAGCAACAATGGAGGAACGGAGGATGACCCTCCCAAGGCAACGGAGGATTATATTTGTGACGGTGATGTGTGCCGTAAAGTCTGA
- the LOC103451974 gene encoding uncharacterized protein, which translates to MGETEVTKTSVNIDKNKRNGHLKPKAFDLAFSKALLQVPHRLQNCLKSQLKRLAKDDGVKKVSSVPKKAASLEDDLEKQLQAWRENPSWVDQPPYIKVSVPKGSLCNLSVNVNVGLPPDAVYNIVTDPDNKRVFKNIKEVISRNVLVDEGHRQVVDLEQAAIWKFLWWSGTIAVRVIVDQNRKDHSMKFKQVKTGFMEKFEGYWRVEPLFVDEKTCFPFKPRTWADYNSCTGGKGRIGSRVSLEQLIQPTIVPPPPISWYLRGITSKTTEMLINDMLAEAARLRGELNPGESNKEIEMSQDGQVLSHVDNVSNIKERWALHRRNAKQCHRRLPPVK; encoded by the exons ATGGGTGAGACAGAGGTGACCAAGACAAGCGTTAACATCGACAAGAACAAGAGAAATGGGCACCTCAAGCCCAAGGCCTTTGATCTGGCGTTTTCTAAAGCTTTGTTGCAGGTTCCTCACAGGCTGCAAAATTGCCTAAAG TCCCAGCTCAAGAGACTAGCAAAGGATGATGGAGTGAAAAAGGTGAGCTCTGTTCCTAAAAAGGCTGCATCTTTGGAGGATGACCTCGAGAAGCAGTTGCAAGCATGGAGAGAAAATCCTTCTTGGGTTGATCAACCACCGTATATAAAG GTCAGTGTACCAAAAGGTTCTCTTTGCAACCTGAGTGTAAACGTCAATGTTGGTTTACCCCCAGACGCAGTATATAATATTGTAACTGACCCCGACAATAAGAGGGTTTTCAAAAATATTAAG GAAGTGATATCAAGAAACGTTTTGGTTGATGAAGGGCATAGGCAGGTGGTTGATCTGGAGCAGGCAGCTATATGGAAGTTTCTTTGGTGGTCAGGGACCATTGCGGTTCGTGTTATAGTAGATCAAAACAGAAAAGACCACTCA ATGAAGTTCAAGCAAGTCAAAACAGGGTTTATGGAGAAATTTGAAGGCTACTGGAGAGTCGAACCTCTTTTTGTCGATGAAAAAACCTGCTTTCCGTTTAAACCCAGGACATGGGCAGATTATAATTCTTGCACAGGAGGCAAAGGAAGGATTGGTTCAAGGGTGAGCTTGGAGCAACTGATCCAACCAACTATAGTTCCACCTCCACCGATTTCATGGTACCTAAGGGGAATCACCAGCAAGACTACTGAGATGCTGATAAACGACATGCTTGCGGAAGCTGCCAGATTACGAGGAGAATTAAATCCTGGAGAGTCCAATAAAGAGATTGAAATGTCTCAGGACGGGCAAGTACTTAGTCATGTTGATAATGTGTCTAACATCAAAGAAAGATGGGCCCTTCATAGGAGGAACGCAAAGCAATGCCATCGGAGGCTACCGCCTGTCAAATGA
- the LOC103451979 gene encoding LOW QUALITY PROTEIN: pantothenate kinase 1 (The sequence of the model RefSeq protein was modified relative to this genomic sequence to represent the inferred CDS: deleted 1 base in 1 codon), with product METGSTKLTEISKPTNSEAQISHLALDIGGSLIKLVYFSTNSVDSSSSSNESLAASNGDRGRHVLEGKLHFAKFETEKINDCIDFIRSKQLLLAGSQQEGASGSAKCVIKATGGGAYKFPDLFKEKLGISLDKADEMDCLVAGSNFLLKAVQREAFTYMDGQREFVKIDHDDLYPYLLVNIGSGVSMIKVDGPGKFERVSGTSVGGGTFWGLGKLLTKCKNFDELLELSHQGNNRVIDMLVGDIYGGMDYTKIGLISTAIASSFSKVISDDKELKDYKPEDISRSLLRMISNNIGQISYLNALRFGLKRIIFAGFFIRGHAYTMDTIAVGVHFWSKGEAKAMFLKREGFLGALGSFMSYEKHGFDDLKVHQSVQQSPAGDDPPNGELNENQSIDCSVYLSQ from the exons ATGGAAACTGGGAGCACTAAACTTACAGAGATTTCAAAACCCACCAATTCGGAAGCTCAAATTTCCCACCTTGCTCTCGATATTGGAG GTTCTTTGATAAAGTTGGTGTATTTCTCAACGAACAGTGTcgactcttcttcttcttcgaatgaGAGTTTAGCAGCTTCTAATGGCGATAGAGGGCGCCATGTTCTTGAAGGGAAGCTCCATTTTGCAAAGTTTGAAACTGAGAAAATCAATGACTGTATAGACTTCATTCGGTCCAAGCAACTTCTCCTTGCTG GCTCCCAACAAGAAGGAGCTTCTGGGAGCGCGAAGTGCGTTATCAAG GCCACAGGCGGTGGGGCATACAAATTCCCAGATCTCTTCAAAGAAAAGCTTGGGATTTCTCTTGACAAGGCAGATGAAATGGACTGTCTTGTGGCCGGATCAAATTTTCTGCTCAAG GCGGTTCAACGCGAAGCATTCACATACATGGATGGTCAGAGAGAATTTGTGAAGATTGACCATGATGATCTATATCCTTATCTGCTTGTCAATATTGGCTCTGGTGTCAGTATGATCAAG GTAGATGGACCTGGTAAGTTTGAGCGAGTAAGTGGAACCAGTGTTGGTGGTGGAACCTTTTGGGGTTTGGGGAAGCTTTTAACAaagtgcaagaa TTTTGACGAGTTGCTCGAGTTAAGTCATCAGGGAAATAATAGAGTGATAGACATGCTTGTCGGGGACATCTATGGTGGAATGGACTATACAAAG ATTGGTCTTATATCAACAGCCATTGCTTCTAGCTTCAGCAAGGTAATTTCTGACGATAAGGAGCTGAAAGATTACAAACCTGAAGATATTTCTCGGTCCCTCTTAAGAATGATTTCAAATAATATTGGACAG ATCTCATACTTGAATGCACTGAGATTCGGGCTCAAGCGAATAATTTTTGCCGGATTTTTTATTCGGGGTCATGCTTACACCATGGACACGATTGCTGTTGGCGTTCATTTCTG GTCTAAAGGTGAAGCAAAAGCAATGTTCTTAAAACGC GAAGGATTTCTTGGAGCATTGGGTTCATTCATGAGCTATGAAAAGCATGGTTTTGATGACTTGAAAGTCCATCAGTCAGTGCAACAATCCCCAGCGGGTGATGATCCACCAAACGGGGAATTGAATGAAAACCAAAGTATAGACTGCAGTGTCTACCTCTCACAGTAA
- the LOC103451980 gene encoding galactinol synthase 1, with translation MAPPEVPADVLQATSNSTTTGYSKRAFVTFLAGDADYVKGVVGLAKGLRKVKSEYSLVVAILPDVPEEHREILRSQGCIVQEIEPIYPPENQIKFAMAYYVINYSKLRIWNFEEYSKMIYLDADIQVYENIDHLFATPNGYFYAVMDCFCEKTWSHSPQHKIGYCQQCPDKVSWPADMGSPPPLYFNAGMFVFEPSRLTYNSLLQTLQVVPPTPFAEQDFLNMFFQKTYKPIPNIYNLVLANLWRHPENVQLDQVNVVHYCAAGSKPWRYTGKEANMDREDIKVLVAKWWEIYNDDSLDFKAENPVTAEEETFSKPLSIMVSLPEPTIPYLPAPSAA, from the exons ATGGCACCACCAGAAGTTCCAGCTGATGTGTTGCAGGCAACCAGCAACAGTACTACTACAGGCTACTCCAAGAGGGCCTTTGTGACATTTTTAGCCGGTGATGCTGATTATGTCAAAGGGGTTGTGGGTTTGGCTAAGGGCCTACGCAAAGTGAAGAGTGAATACTCTCTTGTGGTTGCAATATTGCCGGACGTGCCGGAGGAGCACCGTGAGATATTACGGTCTCAGGGCTGTATTGTCCAAGAGATCGAACCTATTTATCCTCCTGAGAACCAGATCAAGTTTGCAATGGCCTACTATGTCATCAACTACTCGAAGCTCCGTATTTGGAAT TTTGAGGAGTACAGCAAAATGATATATTTGGATGCGGATATCCAAGTGTATGAGAACATAGATCACCTGTTTGCCACGCCTAATGGCTACTTCTACGCTGTGATGGACTGCTTCTGTGAGAAAACTTGGAGTCACTCACCTCAACACAAAATTGGGTATTGCCAGCAGTGCCCTGACAAGGTTTCATGGCCTGCGGACATGGGCTCTCCTCCTCCACTGTACTTCAACGCCGGAATGTTTGTGTTCGAGCCTAGCCGCTTGACTTACAACAGCCTTCTTCAGACACTGCAAGTTGTCCCACCCACCCCTTTTGCAGAACAGGA TTTCTTGaacatgttcttccaaaagACTTACAAACCCATACCAAATATATACAACCTAGTTCTAGCCAATCTTTGGCGCCACCCAGAGAACGTGCAGCTTGATCAAGTAAACGTGGTTCACTACTGTGCTGCA GGATCAAAACCATGGAGGTATACTGGCAAGGAAGCTAACATGGACAGAGAGGATATCAAGGTCTTAGTGGCCAAATGGTGGGAAATTTACAACGACGATTCCCTGGATTTCAAGGCTGAAAACCCAGTAACTGCGGAGGAAGAAACTTTCTCAAAGCCGCTGTCGATCATGGTTTCCCTGCCGGAGCCAACCATTCCATACCTTCCTGCTCCATCTGCTGCTTGA